The segment tcattttttttgtttgttgacttaattttttttgagcgAATATCATGAAGAAGAATGATATTTCTCAACCTATTTCCGTTGTTTTCAATGGATCTACTATCGTCATTGGAGTGAGACAATGCACAATTTTTTGAAAGGGAGAAAGTTGTGGCGATATGTCACAGGTGATTTAATCTGTCCAAAGCAAACTGAGactgaaacaaataaaaattttattgatcGTTTAGAAAATTGGGATAGCCGAAATTGTCAAATCATCACATGGCTTCGAAATACTTCTGTTCCAAGTATTCACCTTCAATTTGGATAATTCGACACCGCAAAAGAGGTATGGGATCATCTCTCTCAATGATTACCACTTCTGATCTTTCTTATCGTTATCAATTGATGAAGGAGATAGCCAGCTTGAAACAAGAAAAGGGAGAACCTGTCTATGAATTTCTCTCGAAGATGGAATCCATCCGGTTAACCTTGACTGAACCCGTTCTTAGAAATTCTTATGTTGCTGCAAAATTTTTAGCTTACCGCAACAATGATAAATATTGAGTCCATTCTTGATGGCTCTTACTGATGATTATGAACCAACCCGCGCTGCATTGCTAAACCAACAACCTTTTCCAACTCTTGAAGATGCTCTTCCTCGTCTAAAATCTGAAGAAACTCGTTCGGATCTTACGTGACCAAAGGATAACTCAGTTTTTGCAGCCACTAACAGAATTGGTGCCAAATTTTATCGCAATTGTCGTCAAACTGGTCATGTCTTACATGACTGCCCAGTTATTGAAAGAAGAAGGGACATATATCTAGGAATTGTCCTCCAATTTGCAGGTACTATAAAAAAGAAGATCACTTGATTGAGAATTGTCATACTCGTCCTCAGAAAAAAATCAATCTCGTTTGAATCAGTCACCAAATCCAGTTCTCGCAGTAACAAATAATTTTGGAACTTCATCAATTGACCTTCAAGCTCTCCTTAGTCAACTCCTTTCTCCAACTAGTAACAATCCAACAACTCTAGTTACTCTTTCATGTAATTCATCTTGGTACTTTGATTCAGCATGTTGTAATCACATGACGTATTCTTTCAAGATTTTCTCTGACCAAACTACAATTCCTAGCCCATCATCCATTCATATTGCTGATGGATCTAATATGAATGTTCGTCATAAAGGATCTATTTCTTCATCAGATCTCTCTTTGCCTAATACTTTTCTTATTCCAAGTTTGAATattaatcttatttttgttggacaattatgtgatttgggatatgatgaatttttttcttctcatgGTTGTCGAGTGCAGGACCTTCAGACGGGACATATCATTGGGAAAGTCCATAAAGGGGCATATGTTTGAACTCACTAGTCTTCATATTCCCCAATCATCTCCCTTGTTTCGATTATGAGTTGTTTCTTCTAGTGTTCCTTTGTCATTATGGCATTAATGTTTTTGTCATTGTTCTTTGAGTAAACTTCTTTCTTTAGTTTCTAGTGGGTTTTTAGGTAATGTTGATGAGAAAAGTTTGGATTGTATTGCATGTAAACAGGCCAAACAACCTGCTTTACCTTTTAATGAAAATCCTTCTAtttcaaagttttctttttatttaatacatTATAATGTTTGAGGACCTTCCCCTGTACCAAGAATGATTGGATCACGATACTTTGTCATTTTTATCGATGATTTTTTCCAATTCACATGTATATAtcttatgaaaaattgtttggAACTACCTCAAATCTATATTAGTTTTGTCAATATGATTAAAACTCAATTTGGTAAAATTATCAAAGTTTTTCGGCGTGACAATGCCATGGAATATCGTTATTCCAAACTTCGAATTTCTTATATGTAATTGGTACactctttaattttcttgtcCTGGTACCTCCAAACAAAATGGACGAGCAGAACGTAATCATAGGAATATACTTGATACTATTCGGgccatgcttatttattcatcttGACCTTAGCGCTTTTGGGGTGAAGCAGCTCTTAGTGCAATGTTTACTATCAATAAACTCCCATCTTCTGTTCTTGGAAACATGTCTCCTTATGAACGTGTTTACAAGGTAGCTACTACACTTACTTAAAGTATTTGGCTCtgcttgttttgtttttcttcaaCCACATGAACACACAAAATTAGAACCTCATTCTCGAGTTTGTTTCTTTCTAGGATATGGGATAGAACATAAAGGTTATCGCTGTTGGGATCCTGTGTCAAATCGAATTCGTATTTCTCAACATCTTGTGTTTTAGGAACATCTTAAATTTTCCTCACTTTCAAAGTTTGAGTCTACTCTATCAAGCGAAGTGACATTCTTTTCAAATCCTTTTGTTGAGCTTTTTCAAAGTGATCTTATTGCAGGTTCATCTAGTGAGTCAGACATTGCACCCAACAATTCACCTATTTCCCTTAATGCAGTTTCATCTGATTGTCCAGTTCATGAAAGTAGTACAACATCCAATTCTCATGATAATTTTCCAATTGATAGTTCCACTCTTGATATGAATGTTGATTCAGAGGTACCctcattttctcttcttcttgatAACACTTAATCTATCCGTctagaaagagagaaaaatcatCCTAGTTATCTTCGTGATTATCAATGTTATTGTACCATTCTTAATATACATGAGCCTAGTTCATACAAAGAGGCATCCAGTGATCCTTGTTGACAGGAATTACAAGCCTTTCAAAAAACTCATACTTAAGACTTAGTTGACCCTCCTTTTGATAAAACTCTTGTTGATTGCAAATGGATTTATAAGTTCAAGACACAATCTGATGGCTCTGTTGAAAGAAACAAGGCTCGATTAGCTGCTCGAGGATTCACCCAAGAGTATCGAATTGATTATGAGGAGACATTTGCTCCAGTAGCTCATGTTACCTCTGTCCATGCCCTTCTTTCTATTGCAGCAGCTAAACGGTAGGGACTTTctcaaatggatgttaaaaatgattttcttaatGGATATTTGGAGGAAGTGGTTTATATGAAACCTCCACCGTGATACAATTGTCCTCCAAACAAAGTATGTCGTCTTCTTCGTGCattatatggtttgaaacaagctccacGAGCTTGGTATGCAAAGCTTAGTTCAACATTGAGCAAATTGGGATTCTTTTCTAGCCCACATGATACTGCTCTTTTTGTACGCAAGACAACATAAGGTATTTTTCTTATGATTctttatgtggatgacatgaTTATTACTGGTGATAATATTGCTGGTATTTCAGAGGTTAAAGAATTTTGGAATACTAATtttgagatgaaggatttgGGGTCTCTCAACTATTTCTTGGGCGTCGAAGTTCTCAAATCTGATAATGATATTTGTCTATATCAAGTTAAGTATTCTACTTATTTGTTATCAAAAACAGGTATTAGCGATAATAAAATTGAGAGCACGCCTCTTGAGCCTAATGTGCAGTTTTCTCCAAGCGATGGTACGTTATTGTCTAATGCACTCTTTATTGGACACTTGTAGATAGTCTTATTTATATGACAGTTTCTCATCCAGATATTGTTTATGTTGTTCACATAGTTAGTCAATTCATGGCTGAACCTCGCTTACTTATTATGTTGTTGTTCTGCGAATTCTTCGTTATGTCAAAAGTAATATGTTGCATGGACTTCACTTTTCAGCAAATTCTTGTTTTGAAATAAAAGCATATGTTGATGCTGATTGGGGACGTGGTCCCATTGATAGATGTTCTAGTACTGGTTATTGTATTTTCCTAGGAGATTCTCTTATATCTTGGAGAAGCAAGAAACAAACCTTAGCATCTCGATCAAGTACTGAATCAGAATATCGCGCACTTGCTGATACTACTGCTGAGATATTGTGGCTTCATTGGTTATTAACTGACATGAGTGTTCCTCAATCTTCTTTCACTACTCTTTATTGTGATAATCGTAGTGCCATTCGGATTGCTCATAATGATGTATTTCATGAACGTACAAAGCATATTGAGATTTATTGTCATTTTACTCGTCAACACATTGATCTTGGTTATTCGATTAACTTCTATTGAGTCCTTGGATTAACCAGCTGATGTTTCCACCAAGCCTCATCTTCCTAGATGTTTCCAAGTTCTAGTGGACAAACTCAATCTGATTTCTTCTAAACCATCTTGAGTTTGAGGGGGATGttaaaatttgataatattgtatagaaattataaatataggtagagtatatatttaaatatattaagtatggtctaatatatatttaggcattataagtattttatttccttttgcttcttaacttcttaTGTATAAAATGGTTATAGTCTCTTTTATTcatgagaaaagacataaagacaccatcgaagttgtcccatatttgcataaagacatctaaacttttaaagtgtcctatcaccccactaaacaactatatatcgtTGTAAATTGACCATTTTTACCCATTAACTCATTTGGGTTGTTACACGCACGTTAGGCGCGTCATGGgccatttttcatttttatttatcagtTTAAAACAGTCACatgtcattttctttcattaatattaattatttaatcaatttttgtatcttccccaatttaaactaaaaaatagcCGTTGGTAGccctaaaattttgatttccatGGCAAGAACAATATTGGTGCTCTCTTTTTGACGACTTCATCATCTTCCTTAAGAAAATAAGGTAGGAATTcatcttttctcttttaatttccaGTAGAAACGTTATTGAtgttttttatggttgaattttttctcaattttgtgATTAGTTTTTGATTGAAAATGTCAAATGCAATGTTGAATCTTATGTGTAGTGATGAGAATGATCCGATGTTGCGAGTGAAACTGCGATGCAAACATGGTGACTTACTATCAATTCAAACTTCATGGTCGGAACATAACCCAGCTCGAAGATTTTGGTCTTTTCCACGCTATCGTGTATGTTTACTTCTTTTATGGAGAtcttttgtttatgtatttttcttaaatttgtgtTTTTCGTATTTTAGGAGGATGCGTGCAACTTCTTTAGATAGAGGGATCGAGAAGAAGTTGATATACGATCCAAGTACGTTATTCCGAGATTAGCAAAGAGAATTAAGAAGTTGAAAGAAGCATTGACATCTTTTGAAAGTCGTGTTGAAAGTAACCAAGTCATGatgaaggagaaaaagaagGGCAAATGTTGTAACTTGAAGCTAATCGTCTTGATCATTATTGTGTGTTTTCTATGTCTAAGTCTAACCAAGAATGTGAAGGATGGAAGTTGTAGGTGTGTGCAACCAAAATTGTCATAGACATATTTAGTtactttcaaatttttgaaattgtaagTGTCTGTACCTAGAAGCTAATTGTCTTGATCTTGCTAGTTGTAGGTGTGTGTAACTTGAAGGATAGAATTTGTTGAATGTTCAAGTTATTGTTGTTCTTTGTTGTCTAAACTGTTATGATTTGAACAATTAGTTAATGTATTTGGTTCTCTTATCTATATTATCGTGGCAACCATTTGAGAAACTTCATAAATATGTCAATTACAATTAAAAAGGCAATAACAAAACTGACTAAAAAGAAGACTTCATAATCGAGTTTGATTCCAACCGTTCAAGTTTGTTTGGTTACACGCAGAACTGAGTTTGTTTCCAAtaaaaaacaacacaaaaatatgcatagttaaattttgtttgtcaaaatgaacaagACAACATTAAAATGGCTAACTTCCATGGCACAGAAGTCTTCCTACTTGAAGTTGTTCGTCCTTAGCTATTAGCAGCATTAGCAACAACTACGGACCTAGTTTGGATAACCTTTTCAGCCCTCATTCTTTCCAGGTTGCTACTGGTAATAGTCGTCTTCCCCTTCCATTTGAATCCACGTACTGGTGTGTAGCCAATATCACCAGTGACAACATCAGCCCTCTTTGTAACTTTTGTACCAGTATTAATGACTCTTCTACTTGGCAATCCAGGCTGCTTAGTCAAATAAATACACACTCAAATATTAGATAATTAGGTTTGCAATGACAATTGTAAACTTGCATTGATAGTTGTAAACTTACATTGAGAGTTGTAAATCCATCTTCAGCTTGGTATATGCCAACGCCTACCATTCTTGGCTTTTAAAAAGGTCTTGTGTGTCCTCCACTAATGTCCTCATGTTCTACTGGTCTCTTCCCTCTTCCTAGGCCTCCTCTACTGTAGTTTGCTTCAGAATTAGTTTGAATATGTTGAGTCATTCATCTTCCTCTACTTAGTCCTTCATTCACATTTCTTTCTTGAGCCATTTCTCTCCCTGATCCTACTGCTCTACCTGTACCTCTACCTCTTCCTCTACCATTTACAGTCTATACtttgaaatcaaaatattaaagcATATCTATATTATCTGacaatgatataataattagatATATTACCTCTGTGTTTGTAACATTTCCATGTGATTAAGCTGGAACACCTTTGCCACTTGTTCTTCCTCTTATTGCTCTTCCTCTGCCTTTTCCTCTACCACTTTCAGTAGcttgtatattaatatatcagTACATATACATCTACATATAACATACATTTGAGAGTAACAAATAAAAGTACCTGTGTCTGAGAAGATGGTTCAGATGACTGACTTGGACCAGTACTTCTTTCCTGAGAACATGGTTCAGTTGATTGACTTGGACCAGCTTGGTTTCTTGTAGGACATCCTCTTTTATTGTGTCCTTGTGTGTCACATTTGCTATAAGTCATTACAACACCTCTTTTGCTCAACTTTCCAGTTTTTCTGCTTTCATCTGCTTCCTTTCTTCTAACCTTACCTGGTCTTCTAGGCAACTTTCTGATCTTTGGTGGCTTTACAATTGGATTATTTGAGGTTGGccacatttttatgttattcatTGACTGAATAAAATGGCCATATGTGCTGAGGTAGGTTTCCTTGCTATAACAGCTAGTCACATAATGGATTGGTTCCAAGTTTTTGTAATGAAGGGCAGCATCACCATGAGGACAAGGAATTCCCCTGAGCTGCCAGGATCTGCAACTACACCTCCTATTAACAATGTCCACGGTGTGTGTTAATCCATGGTGGTTAATCTCAAAACCTCTTTCTCCATTCCATGTCAAGTTACATTGCATAGACTTTTGAATgttttcttgcaaaatcttcAAAGACATAGGAGATATATCAGTGATCCAAGTGTTTGAGAACTCTCTCAAATTATCAATTCTTTTCATCATCTTTACCCTTATCTCCTCAAGCATTGTAATGATGGTTTTATACCTTGCAAACACTATCCAAGCATTAAAGCTTTCTGCCATATTGTTGTCCACAAGATCACATTTGCAATATTCTTTAAAATACTTCTTGCACCATGCATTCAAATTGTACCATAAAAGATTATCCAAACCTTCTTATCCTACTTTCCTCATTGTCTCTATATTTTCCTTCATCTCAGCTTCAAATGTGGATTTAGCAATCCTCCAAAACACTCTTCCTCTTTCAACTCCTTTCCAATTTTTTGACCAATTTTCAAGAACATGTCTTGCACATTTTCTATGTTCAACAAGTGGTAACAAAGTATCTACAACAATTTCTAGTCCGTAACAAAAACATAacagaaaaagaataaattaaagtgcaaaactcaaaaacaataaaatagtaaGATGAATATC is part of the Solanum lycopersicum chromosome 1, SLM_r2.1 genome and harbors:
- the LOC138345152 gene encoding uncharacterized protein: MAESFNAWIVFARYKTIITMLEEIRVKMMKRIDNLREFSNTWITDISPMSLKILQENIQKSMQCNLTWNGERGFEINHHGLTHTVDIVNRRCSCRSWQLRGIPCPHGDAALHYKNLEPIHYVTSCYSKETYLSTYGHFIQSMNNIKMWPTSNNPIVKPPKIRKLPRRPGKVRRKEADESRKTGKLSKRGVVMTYSKCDTQGHNKRGCPTRNQAGPSQSTEPCSQERSTGPSQSSEPSSQTQTVNGRGRGRGTGRAVGSGREMAQERNVNEGLSRGR